One segment of Pseudoalteromonas rubra DNA contains the following:
- a CDS encoding alkaline phosphatase, with protein sequence MMHTLLRTTLVTSVIFATSCVNHTESDPKTTKTATPKNIILMISDGNGFNGWLATDYYQGLAGKQTYQVTRPDGTAPLVFGLAHNALNLIDAQGLPLPKGTDVAKAAGAVTQGYDPTTRWTRFENAMINDYTASGSYTSYTDSAAAGTALMSGRKTSVGRINMDWSNSERFETIAQLAMKEGLSAGTVTSVMISHATPAAAIAHNSSRNNYADIFNEMLASELSVIMGAGHLTAPAEEKEYKYVGGEQTYKSLGNKNGRDGVSYIDSVADFKALAQGNNIPQRVIGIAQSGSTLQAGRAALPDDNTPSGMAYNTNVPDLATMSLGALNVLEQDPDGFFVMIEGGAVDWMGHANNMPRFIEEQIDFNKAVDAVIHWVETHSSWDETLLIITSDHECGGIWGEGTWTNSVGGFVAEDRSKASLETARFHPEEDKFNAFLAVQNRGKGKIPGYQWASRNHTNELVPLWAIGAGSQRFNEFTRTDLKAAELWGEHYKWDGNYVDNIVVFEVMEAALLRKP encoded by the coding sequence ATGATGCATACTCTCTTGAGAACAACCCTTGTTACATCTGTAATATTTGCGACTTCTTGTGTTAATCACACCGAGTCTGATCCTAAAACGACAAAAACCGCAACACCCAAAAATATCATTTTAATGATATCTGATGGTAACGGATTCAATGGCTGGTTGGCCACTGACTATTATCAGGGTCTGGCTGGTAAGCAAACTTATCAGGTGACGCGCCCGGATGGCACTGCACCATTGGTCTTCGGGCTTGCTCACAATGCGCTAAACCTAATTGATGCGCAGGGATTGCCACTGCCAAAAGGGACAGACGTTGCAAAGGCTGCTGGGGCTGTTACGCAGGGGTATGACCCGACAACTCGCTGGACGCGTTTTGAAAATGCCATGATCAATGATTATACCGCTTCCGGTAGCTATACCTCCTATACTGACAGTGCCGCCGCGGGTACGGCGCTGATGAGTGGCCGAAAAACCTCTGTTGGCCGCATCAATATGGACTGGAGCAACAGCGAGCGATTCGAAACCATAGCTCAACTAGCCATGAAAGAGGGCCTGTCCGCAGGGACGGTAACCTCCGTAATGATATCTCATGCGACACCCGCAGCCGCGATAGCGCACAATAGCTCGCGCAACAATTACGCCGATATATTCAATGAAATGCTGGCATCTGAACTGTCTGTCATTATGGGCGCCGGTCATCTGACAGCACCCGCTGAAGAGAAAGAGTATAAATATGTTGGTGGGGAGCAAACTTATAAGTCACTTGGTAACAAAAATGGTCGCGACGGTGTGTCCTATATTGATTCAGTCGCCGATTTTAAAGCGCTGGCTCAGGGGAATAATATCCCTCAACGTGTGATTGGTATTGCTCAGTCGGGTTCTACATTGCAGGCAGGAAGGGCTGCGTTACCTGATGACAATACGCCATCAGGGATGGCGTACAACACCAATGTGCCAGATTTAGCGACCATGAGTCTGGGAGCACTTAATGTACTTGAGCAAGATCCTGATGGCTTTTTTGTTATGATTGAAGGTGGCGCAGTAGACTGGATGGGTCATGCCAACAATATGCCCAGGTTCATAGAAGAGCAGATTGACTTTAATAAGGCGGTCGATGCCGTTATTCACTGGGTAGAAACACACTCAAGCTGGGATGAAACGCTGCTGATCATTACTTCAGATCATGAGTGTGGCGGGATCTGGGGAGAAGGAACCTGGACAAATAGTGTAGGTGGCTTTGTCGCAGAAGACAGAAGTAAAGCATCGCTGGAAACAGCACGTTTTCACCCTGAAGAAGATAAGTTTAATGCATTTCTCGCTGTTCAGAATCGCGGAAAAGGCAAAATTCCTGGGTATCAGTGGGCTTCACGCAATCACACCAATGAATTGGTACCTTTATGGGCGATAGGCGCTGGCAGCCAGCGTTTTAATGAGTTTACACGCACAGATTTAAAAGCAGCGGAGCTGTGGGGTGAGCACTATAAGTGGGACGGTAACTACGTTGATAACATAGTTGTGTTTGAAGTGATGGAAGCTGCGCTACTACGCAAGCCATAA
- the fldA gene encoding flavodoxin FldA gives MASVGIFFGSDTGNTEHVAKMIQKELGKKLVDVKDIAKSSKADIEEFDLLLFGIPTWYYGEAQCDWDDFFPELEEINFEGKLVAIFGCGDQEDYAEYFLDAMGMVNDIVTERGAIVIGNWSTEGYDFEASKGLVDDSHFVGLGIDEDRQPELTEERVKKWSAQVYEEMCLSELED, from the coding sequence ATGGCAAGCGTAGGTATTTTTTTCGGCAGTGACACGGGTAACACCGAACACGTTGCAAAAATGATCCAAAAAGAATTGGGCAAAAAATTAGTCGATGTGAAAGACATTGCCAAGAGTAGCAAAGCAGATATCGAAGAATTCGATTTACTTCTTTTTGGTATCCCTACTTGGTACTACGGTGAAGCTCAGTGTGACTGGGATGATTTTTTCCCTGAGCTGGAAGAGATAAACTTTGAAGGTAAGCTAGTAGCTATCTTTGGCTGTGGTGACCAGGAAGACTATGCCGAGTACTTCTTAGATGCAATGGGTATGGTAAACGACATTGTGACTGAGCGCGGTGCAATCGTTATTGGTAACTGGTCTACTGAGGGCTACGACTTTGAAGCATCAAAAGGTCTTGTAGACGATAGCCACTTTGTTGGCCTAGGCATTGATGAAGACCGTCAGCCAGAGTTGACTGAAGAGCGCGTTAAGAAGTGGTCTGCTCAGGTATATGAAGAAATGTGCCTAAGCGAGCTGGAAGACTAA
- a CDS encoding substrate-binding periplasmic protein: MKIASQGASSFQLGNLRVVTEDLPPYQMSGKNGQIEGVAAEKVNRVLAALEITSNIEVMPWARAYKTALNEPGTLIFSIVRTPAREHLFHWLGVLMSTKTYLISLRERTDIQVETLSDLLDYKVGVKRDDVVYQFLSGKNMLDTIVVLPETFVTVKMLLRGRADIIAASPIHLDYMCEQIGCKRDDFNFLFELDELSNDFYLAANKLTPPDTILLLKQKLAELE, from the coding sequence ATGAAGATAGCGAGTCAGGGGGCATCATCTTTTCAATTGGGAAATCTCAGGGTCGTGACTGAAGATCTGCCGCCCTACCAGATGTCCGGTAAAAATGGTCAAATTGAGGGAGTTGCAGCTGAAAAAGTAAATAGAGTATTGGCTGCCTTAGAGATCACATCGAACATTGAAGTAATGCCCTGGGCCAGGGCTTATAAAACTGCGCTCAATGAGCCTGGCACGCTCATTTTCTCGATCGTACGTACGCCAGCCAGAGAGCATCTCTTTCACTGGCTGGGTGTGCTGATGAGCACTAAAACTTATCTTATTTCATTACGAGAGCGAACTGATATTCAAGTTGAGACGTTGTCAGATCTGCTTGACTACAAAGTAGGCGTAAAGCGTGACGATGTTGTTTATCAGTTTCTGTCTGGTAAGAATATGTTAGACACTATCGTTGTGTTGCCCGAGACCTTTGTGACCGTGAAAATGTTGCTGCGGGGCAGGGCCGACATAATTGCGGCGTCTCCGATACACCTTGACTACATGTGTGAGCAAATTGGATGTAAACGAGATGATTTTAATTTTTTGTTCGAACTCGATGAACTTAGTAATGACTTTTATCTTGCTGCTAATAAGTTAACTCCCCCAGATACTATTCTCTTGTTAAAGCAAAAGCTCGCAGAATTAGAGTGA
- a CDS encoding alkylmercury lyase family protein — MRLNNSSLHYYIMKHIIDKGNAPKVAEMAGVFKVATDEMITALKALQDYHGVVLHPESSEVWVMHPFSCAPTNFWIESDGGSWWGNCAWCALGAAALLDKDLTITTNLGAESRQVTIEIRAGKVMNENLFIHFPIPMIEAWDNVIYTCSTMLVFESESDIESWCERHCMEKGDVQPINKVWEFSKVWYGNHLSPNWMKWSVDEAKEIFARFNLVNLVWDMPSNNSRF, encoded by the coding sequence GTGAGATTAAACAATTCCAGCCTTCACTATTACATAATGAAGCACATAATAGACAAGGGAAATGCTCCTAAAGTTGCTGAGATGGCAGGAGTCTTTAAAGTTGCTACAGATGAGATGATCACTGCGCTGAAAGCACTTCAGGATTATCATGGGGTTGTGTTGCATCCCGAATCTTCAGAGGTATGGGTAATGCACCCGTTCTCATGCGCACCAACAAACTTCTGGATCGAGTCTGATGGTGGCAGTTGGTGGGGAAATTGTGCCTGGTGTGCACTCGGTGCTGCGGCTTTACTTGACAAGGATTTGACGATCACAACTAATTTAGGTGCAGAATCCAGGCAAGTCACGATTGAAATCAGGGCTGGCAAAGTGATGAATGAGAACTTATTCATCCATTTTCCGATTCCTATGATTGAAGCCTGGGACAATGTTATTTATACATGCAGTACCATGCTTGTGTTTGAGTCTGAGTCCGACATTGAGAGCTGGTGTGAGCGTCACTGCATGGAAAAGGGCGACGTACAACCAATCAACAAGGTGTGGGAATTTTCTAAAGTTTGGTATGGAAACCACTTAAGTCCCAACTGGATGAAGTGGTCTGTCGATGAAGCAAAAGAGATCTTTGCACGGTTCAACCTGGTCAATCTGGTTTGGGATATGCCGTCAAACAACAGTCGGTTCTGA
- the ybfE gene encoding LexA regulated protein: MAKSELDRTTIDLFENEKRPGRPKTNPLPREMQLKINKRNQIKRDRARGLKRVEFKISSELYQALSDMAEEQNISRSALIETILQEKLAINR, translated from the coding sequence ATGGCCAAGTCTGAATTAGATAGAACCACTATCGACTTGTTTGAAAATGAAAAGCGCCCTGGTCGGCCTAAGACAAATCCTCTCCCCAGAGAGATGCAGCTAAAGATCAACAAGCGCAATCAGATTAAAAGAGACAGGGCAAGAGGGTTAAAGCGCGTTGAGTTTAAGATTTCCTCTGAGTTATATCAGGCGTTAAGCGATATGGCGGAAGAGCAAAACATCAGTCGTAGCGCGCTGATAGAAACCATTTTGCAAGAAAAATTAGCGATTAATAGATAA
- the fur gene encoding ferric iron uptake transcriptional regulator yields the protein MTDHNLELKKAGLKVTLPRIKILEILQCPDNQHISAEDVYKILLDKGEEIGLATVYRVLNQFDDAGIVTRHHFEGGKSVFELSGSTHHDHLVCLKCGKVIEFEDELIERRQEEIAKENGIKLTNHSLYLYGECNDEEACKNYADENGN from the coding sequence ATGACTGATCACAACTTAGAGCTAAAAAAAGCGGGTTTAAAGGTTACCCTGCCACGCATTAAGATCTTAGAGATCTTGCAGTGTCCTGATAACCAGCATATCAGTGCCGAAGACGTATACAAAATCCTACTGGACAAAGGCGAAGAAATTGGCCTGGCCACCGTTTACCGAGTGTTAAACCAGTTTGATGACGCTGGCATTGTGACCCGTCACCACTTTGAAGGTGGTAAGTCTGTATTTGAATTGTCAGGCAGTACACACCATGACCACCTGGTTTGCCTCAAGTGTGGTAAGGTAATCGAGTTTGAAGACGAACTAATCGAACGACGTCAGGAAGAAATTGCTAAAGAAAACGGCATTAAACTGACCAACCACTCACTGTATTTGTACGGCGAGTGTAACGATGAAGAAGCGTGTAAAAACTACGCGGATGAAAACGGTAACTAA
- a CDS encoding DUF2788 domain-containing protein produces the protein MINEFINEFETLGLYFALAGIFFFIGMAIQDVLKKGDVPKFGRYIVWLVLFLGCSGFIAKGLIQVFWQGAGVG, from the coding sequence ATGATCAACGAATTTATAAATGAGTTTGAAACCCTTGGTCTTTACTTTGCTCTCGCCGGGATATTCTTTTTTATAGGTATGGCCATTCAGGACGTCCTAAAGAAAGGGGACGTGCCCAAGTTTGGTCGATACATAGTCTGGTTAGTGCTATTTTTAGGGTGCTCAGGCTTTATCGCCAAGGGCCTGATACAGGTATTTTGGCAAGGTGCGGGTGTTGGTTAA